CCCCGGCGCACCGATCCCGCCGGCGGCATCATCGTGACCGCGGCCAGGGGTGGTATCGCGCTGATCGGGTTGCCGGTCGGCTGGGCGGTGCTCAACGCCGTGCTGCCGTCCGGCATGCCGCTCGGCGTGGTGCTGCAGGGCATCGTGCTCGGCGCGCTGACCGGCCTGTCCGCGCTCGGCCTGGTGCTGGTCTACCGCTGCTCGCGGGTGGTCAACTTCGCCCAGGCCGCATTGGGTTCGGCCGCCGCGGTCTTCGCGATTCAGCTGTTCCAGACCAAGGGCTGGAATTACTACCTGGCGCTGCTCGCCGGGCTGGTGGTGGCGGCACTGGTCGGTGCGTTGTGTGACCGGGTTGTCGTGCAACGGTTGTTCTGGTCACCGCGTCTGGTGCTCACCGTGGCCACCATCGGCCTGGCCCAGGTGCTGTCCGGTGCCGCCCTCGGGGTGCCGAAAATGATGGGCGGCAACAGCGGGTTCGGCGGGTTCCAGACCGCGTTCCGCACCCCGTTGCACGCCCAGTTCCACTTCGGTGGGCTGATCTTCAACGGCGCGCACGTGATGGTGTTGGTGGTGGTCCCGGTCGTGCTGGCCGCGCTTGCGGTGTTTCTGCAGCGCAGCGCGGTGGGTACCGGGGTGCGGGCAACCGCGTCGAACGCGGAACGCGCCATGTTGCTCGGCATCCCGGTGCGCCGGTTGTCCACGGTGGTGTGGGCGTTGGCCGGGGTGTTGTCCGCGCTGGCCGCGATGCTCTCCGCCCCGTTGGTCGGGTCCGGCACCGACATCACTGCAGGCCCGACGCTGATGCTGCCCGCGCTGGCCGCGGCGGTGATCGCCCGCATGGAGAGCCTGCCCGTGGCGATGCTGGCCGGCATCGGCATCGGGGTGTTTCAGCAGACGGTGTTCTGGAACACCTCCCGGGCCAGTTATGTGGACGTGGCCCTGTTGGGTGCCGTTCTGCTGGCCCTGCTGGCCCAGCGACACGAGCTGTCCCGGGTGCAGGACGCGAACACCGGTGGCTGGACGGTCGCCGAGGAGAACCCGCCGGCGCCCGCGGTACTCGCCCGGCTGCCCGAGGTGGTGTGGGGGCGGCGCCTGCTGTTCGTGGGGCTTGGCTTCGGTCTGGTGATGTTGCCCTACGTGATGAGCCCCAGTCAGATCTCGCTGCTGGGCACCGTCACGATCGTCTACGGTCTGGTCGCGGTCTCCCTGGTGGTACTGACCGGCTGGGCCGGGCAGATCAGCCTCGGCCAGTTCGCGATCGCCGGCCTGGGCGCCGTGGTCACCGGTGATCTGGTGGCCAAGCAGCACACCGATCTGGTGGTGGCGATGGTGGCCGGGGCCGCGGCCGGGTCGCTGGCCGCGCTCGCCGTCGGCCTGCCCGCACTGCGCATCCGCGGACTGTTCCTCGGCGTGACCACCCTGGCCTTCGCGGTGCCGCTGTCCACCTTCCTGCTGAATCCGTCCAATTTCCCGAATCTGATTCCTACTCAGGTGGATCGGCCGCAACTGTTCGACCGGTGGAGTTTGGGTGACGAGCGGGTCCTGTACTGGTTCGCACTGGCCACGCTCGGCA
Above is a window of Sporichthyaceae bacterium DNA encoding:
- a CDS encoding ABC transporter permease; its protein translation is MTAARGGIALIGLPVGWAVLNAVLPSGMPLGVVLQGIVLGALTGLSALGLVLVYRCSRVVNFAQAALGSAAAVFAIQLFQTKGWNYYLALLAGLVVAALVGALCDRVVVQRLFWSPRLVLTVATIGLAQVLSGAALGVPKMMGGNSGFGGFQTAFRTPLHAQFHFGGLIFNGAHVMVLVVVPVVLAALAVFLQRSAVGTGVRATASNAERAMLLGIPVRRLSTVVWALAGVLSALAAMLSAPLVGSGTDITAGPTLMLPALAAAVIARMESLPVAMLAGIGIGVFQQTVFWNTSRASYVDVALLGAVLLALLAQRHELSRVQDANTGGWTVAEENPPAPAVLARLPEVVWGRRLLFVGLGFGLVMLPYVMSPSQISLLGTVTIVYGLVAVSLVVLTGWAGQISLGQFAIAGLGAVVTGDLVAKQHTDLVVAMVAGAAAGSLAALAVGLPALRIRGLFLGVTTLAFAVPLSTFLLNPSNFPNLIPTQVDRPQLFDRWSLGDERVLYWFALATLGIALGLVTGVRRARPGRAIIAVRDNERAAAARGLSPIRTKMAAFAVSGALAGLAGALHVITLNGVRAGSYTPNMAFEAFSMVVLGGATSLSGALAGAVFLRCAEYYLSGSAQLIVTGAGVLLVLLVLPGGLARILNMARLRWYAMVARLRHIDMASPAGVAAEVDLAAVGDRLRAGVPPEATLAGPPVARRTLPRKRFMGAER